One segment of Plasmodium vivax chromosome 14, whole genome shotgun sequence DNA contains the following:
- a CDS encoding hypothetical protein, conserved (encoded by transcript PVX_122975A), translated as MYKRTLFVLGLALLNFLGAESKNVVSSFLSYLNSKINSTSEISKVVQMGDTMTCLVSKENNNTRNECSCSFKKLKEFEKKCSSNFKKNQEDAKNCSEEHCEICCSLMNSNSVANSILDYEFFCKKKCARSSIVSNLNEDDYKLVFKKLIEFIRIFYPSNVLNYYPIRKRASANYTNRPLDAKNQTIMDDLSEEPRASNREHVEDRTTSLTAEESEEFFSPYDES; from the exons atgtataaacgAACCCTCTTTGTGCTAGGCTTGGCACTTTTGAACTTCCTCGGCGCGGAGAGTAAAAATGtcgtttcttcctttttgtccTATTTGAACTCCAAAATTAATTCGACAAGCGAAATATCGAAAGTGGTCCAAATGGGCGACACCATGACGTGTCTAGTtagtaaagaaaataacaacaCGCGTAACGAATGCTCTTGTTCGTTTAAAAAGCTgaaagaatttgaaaaaaaatgctcttccaattttaaaaaaaaccaagAAGACGCTAAAAACTGCTCTGAAGAACATTGTGAAATTTGTTGTAGCTTAATGAATTCAAACAGTGTAGCAAATTCCATCCTGGActatgaatttttttgcaaaaaaaaatgtgcacgaTCGAGCATTGTTTCAAATTTGAATGAAGATGATTATAaattagtttttaaaaagctaaTTGAATTtattcgtattttttatcCTTCCAATGTGCTTAATTATTACCCCATTCGGAAAAGGGCCTCCGCGAATTACACGAATAGGCCACTGGACGCAA AAAATCAAACGATAATGGACGACCTAAGTGAAGAGCCCCGCGCG TCAAATCGCGAACATGTAGAAGATCGTACAACGTCGCTAACAGCGGAAGAGTCGGaggagtttttttctccctatGATGAAagctag